A single window of Cytobacillus dafuensis DNA harbors:
- a CDS encoding carbamoyl phosphate synthase large subunit: MPKDPSIHSILVIGSGPIVIGQAAEFDYAGTQACAALKEEGYKVILVNNNPATIMTDQTFADQIYFEPLTVDSLEKIIEKERPDGLLATLGGQTGLNLAFQLNKEGILDRFQIKLLGSSIESIKNGEDREAFRKLMKVLGEPVPESEIVHDIENALTFANEIGFPIIVRPAYTLGGTGGGIANNEHELISLVQGGLSESAIHQCLIEKSIAGFKEIEFEAMRDSQNHCITICNMENIDPVGVHTGDSIVVAPTQTLTHEEVHMLRSASIKIISALGIIGGCNIQFALDPFSKKYYLIEVNPRVSRSSALASKATGYPIARIATKLAVGYTLSELINPFTGQSFENFEPELDYVVVKFPRWTFDKFPHADRKLGTQMKATGEVMGIDRNFERALLKAVHSLELHSIDLKMPDISNKTNDQLESLLAQQTDERFFIIFELIRRGYTLQALHEKTKIDYLFLQSFRQLVNLENQISSLSLLKVIKEELQLFKEKGFSDNYLANEWNVTEKDIRNLRKIHGVLPVYKSVDSCAGAYEAESNYFYSSYFGENEQVKSENRKVLIIGSGPIRIGQGIEFDYCSVQGVFALKEEGIETIMINNNPETVSTDYTTADRLYFEPLTIEAILNVIEAEGITEVIVQLGGQTALNLAAEIEEYGISLLGTNSKTIDILEDRKCFYQLLDELKIPHIDGEIAFSKDELTKAVQKIGFPILVRPSYVIGGRGMELMNSQYEFEQYLQKGNISYPILVDKFLHALEAELDLAADGKNICVPAIMEHIEKTGVHSGDSMSVLPPNSLSKSVQEKMVNYGKNIVRKLQYKGLMNIQFIIQGDNVYLLEVNPRASRTAPIISKVSNVPLVQIATKVLLGKYHLSKDILPFDKKWEFTCVKYPVFSNYALKGLDSKVGPEMKSTGEGISIASGFNEAMRKSFHTSINQKEITKVIIADGEEKHELSSLAMQSGINPVHTKTMDQTVTENETIVLYNPNQSDEDIKMREIAVRNRFLTFTEKETFIAFLQSVKVKDWDVRSIHDWQEQLSKSLI; encoded by the coding sequence ATGCCTAAAGACCCCAGTATTCACTCGATTCTAGTAATTGGATCAGGTCCGATTGTAATTGGCCAGGCAGCAGAATTTGATTATGCTGGGACACAGGCATGTGCAGCTCTAAAGGAAGAGGGCTATAAAGTTATTCTTGTTAATAATAACCCTGCAACCATTATGACTGATCAAACATTTGCAGATCAAATATATTTTGAGCCCTTAACGGTTGATAGCTTGGAGAAAATTATTGAAAAAGAAAGGCCAGATGGTCTTCTAGCAACATTAGGTGGTCAAACGGGTTTAAATTTGGCTTTTCAGCTAAATAAAGAAGGAATTTTAGATCGCTTTCAAATAAAGCTTCTTGGAAGTTCAATTGAATCAATTAAGAATGGAGAGGATCGTGAGGCATTTCGAAAGTTAATGAAGGTACTTGGGGAACCAGTGCCTGAAAGCGAAATCGTTCACGATATAGAAAATGCTCTAACTTTTGCAAATGAAATAGGCTTTCCTATTATCGTACGTCCTGCCTATACATTAGGGGGAACAGGAGGAGGCATTGCGAATAACGAACATGAGCTAATCTCCCTCGTTCAAGGCGGCTTAAGTGAAAGTGCAATTCATCAATGCTTGATCGAGAAAAGCATCGCTGGATTTAAAGAAATAGAGTTTGAAGCGATGAGGGACTCACAAAATCATTGTATTACAATCTGTAATATGGAGAATATCGATCCAGTAGGAGTTCATACTGGAGATTCCATTGTAGTAGCACCCACACAAACACTAACCCATGAAGAAGTTCACATGCTAAGATCTGCATCCATTAAAATTATCTCAGCTCTAGGGATTATTGGCGGATGTAATATACAATTCGCATTGGATCCATTTAGTAAAAAATATTATTTAATTGAGGTTAATCCAAGAGTTAGTCGCTCTTCAGCTCTTGCTTCAAAGGCAACTGGATATCCAATTGCACGCATAGCCACGAAGCTAGCAGTCGGATACACATTATCAGAATTAATCAATCCATTTACAGGTCAGTCATTTGAGAACTTCGAGCCAGAGCTTGATTATGTTGTTGTGAAATTTCCAAGGTGGACATTTGATAAATTTCCTCATGCTGATCGCAAGCTTGGAACACAGATGAAGGCAACTGGAGAAGTAATGGGGATTGACAGAAATTTTGAGAGGGCTTTATTAAAAGCTGTTCATTCACTTGAGCTTCATTCTATAGACTTAAAAATGCCTGATATAAGCAATAAAACAAATGATCAATTAGAATCACTTCTTGCACAGCAAACAGATGAAAGATTTTTTATTATATTTGAGCTAATTAGACGTGGATATACATTACAGGCTTTACATGAAAAAACGAAAATCGATTATTTATTCCTCCAATCCTTTAGGCAATTAGTAAATTTAGAAAATCAAATCTCCTCACTTTCTTTGTTAAAGGTTATAAAAGAGGAGCTGCAGCTTTTCAAAGAAAAAGGCTTTAGTGATAACTATTTAGCAAATGAGTGGAATGTTACGGAAAAGGATATAAGGAATTTGCGGAAAATTCATGGAGTTCTTCCGGTATATAAATCAGTCGATTCATGTGCAGGAGCTTATGAGGCTGAATCTAATTATTTTTATTCGAGCTATTTTGGAGAAAATGAACAAGTAAAAAGTGAGAATAGGAAAGTGCTTATTATTGGCAGCGGGCCAATACGAATTGGCCAAGGAATTGAATTTGACTACTGTTCTGTTCAAGGTGTATTTGCTTTGAAAGAAGAAGGTATAGAAACAATCATGATCAATAATAATCCAGAAACGGTCAGTACGGATTATACAACAGCAGATCGCCTCTATTTTGAACCTCTTACAATTGAAGCGATATTAAATGTGATCGAAGCGGAAGGTATTACAGAAGTGATCGTACAGCTTGGTGGTCAAACAGCATTGAATCTTGCTGCAGAGATTGAGGAATATGGAATTTCATTATTAGGTACGAACTCAAAAACGATTGATATACTCGAAGATAGAAAATGCTTTTACCAATTGCTTGATGAACTTAAGATTCCACATATTGATGGAGAAATTGCTTTTTCTAAAGATGAGCTGACAAAGGCTGTTCAAAAAATTGGGTTTCCAATATTAGTTCGCCCTTCCTATGTTATTGGCGGTAGAGGGATGGAGTTAATGAACAGCCAATACGAGTTCGAACAATATCTTCAAAAAGGAAATATTTCATATCCAATTCTTGTAGATAAATTCCTTCATGCTTTAGAAGCCGAGCTCGACCTAGCAGCAGATGGAAAAAATATCTGTGTTCCAGCTATCATGGAGCATATTGAAAAAACAGGCGTACATTCTGGTGATAGTATGTCCGTCTTGCCACCGAATAGTCTATCAAAATCAGTTCAAGAAAAAATGGTTAATTATGGTAAAAATATTGTTCGAAAGCTACAATACAAAGGTCTTATGAATATCCAATTTATCATACAGGGTGATAATGTTTATTTATTGGAAGTAAATCCTCGTGCAAGTAGAACTGCACCCATTATTAGCAAAGTAAGTAATGTCCCACTTGTTCAAATTGCGACAAAGGTATTGCTCGGGAAATATCATTTGTCAAAAGATATTTTGCCTTTTGATAAGAAGTGGGAATTTACATGTGTTAAATACCCTGTTTTTTCTAATTACGCATTGAAGGGTCTTGATTCGAAAGTAGGACCAGAAATGAAATCAACAGGGGAAGGAATATCTATAGCGTCTGGCTTTAACGAAGCAATGAGAAAATCCTTTCATACTAGCATAAACCAAAAAGAAATCACGAAAGTAATCATTGCTGATGGAGAAGAAAAGCATGAATTATCATCGCTTGCTATGCAATCTGGAATCAACCCAGTGCATACAAAAACGATGGATCAAACTGTAACTGAAAATGAAACGATTGTCCTCTATAATCCAAATCAAAGTGATGAAGACATTAAAATGAGAGAGATTGCTGTTAGGAATCGGTTTCTTACGTTTACTGAAAAGGAAACATTTATTGCATTTTTGCAATCCGTGAAAGTAAAGGATTGGGACGTTCGTTCCATTCATGATTGGCAAGAACAATTAAGTAAAAGTTTAATTTAA
- the argF gene encoding ornithine carbamoyltransferase, producing MISIQADEKKINIKGKDFLTLADFSPEVINGLLLKAKKLKSASLLGYHSSPLKGKILGMIFEKSSTRTRVSFEAGMLQLGGNALYLNSQDMQLGRGESIADTAKVLSHYVDAIMIRTFSHHTIEELAYHATVPVINGLTDLFHPCQALADLLTLQEKKGDLPGLKLVYVGDGNNVAHSLMIAASKIGMDITIACPVGYEPKKEIVKMAKEFAAASGSNVTITNNAVEAVNDADAIYTDVWTSMGQESENEQRLKVFSNFQVNESLVQKAKDDFIFLHCLPAHRGEEVSTAVIDGPNSAVFQQAGNRLHVQKALLSEIM from the coding sequence TTGATTTCAATTCAAGCTGATGAAAAAAAAATAAATATAAAAGGTAAGGATTTTTTAACATTAGCCGATTTTTCCCCGGAGGTTATTAATGGCTTACTATTAAAAGCAAAAAAGCTAAAAAGTGCGTCTTTACTTGGATATCATTCTTCACCTCTGAAAGGGAAAATATTAGGAATGATTTTTGAGAAATCTTCGACACGAACAAGAGTATCATTTGAAGCAGGTATGCTTCAATTAGGCGGTAATGCCTTATATTTAAACAGTCAAGACATGCAATTAGGTAGAGGTGAGTCTATTGCTGATACAGCTAAGGTACTCTCACATTATGTTGATGCGATTATGATTCGCACCTTTTCCCATCATACGATTGAAGAACTTGCTTATCATGCAACAGTTCCTGTCATTAACGGATTAACAGATCTTTTTCACCCATGCCAGGCACTTGCAGATTTATTAACTCTTCAGGAGAAAAAAGGGGATCTTCCTGGATTAAAGCTTGTATATGTAGGTGATGGAAACAATGTGGCTCATTCATTAATGATTGCAGCTTCCAAAATAGGCATGGACATTACGATTGCCTGTCCTGTTGGTTATGAGCCTAAAAAAGAAATCGTGAAGATGGCTAAGGAATTTGCTGCTGCAAGTGGTTCTAATGTAACCATTACTAATAATGCTGTCGAAGCTGTGAATGATGCAGACGCTATTTATACGGATGTCTGGACGAGTATGGGGCAGGAATCAGAAAACGAACAGAGACTAAAGGTGTTTTCAAACTTTCAAGTAAATGAAAGTCTTGTTCAAAAAGCGAAAGATGACTTCATTTTTCTTCATTGTTTGCCTGCTCATAGAGGGGAAGAAGTATCTACAGCTGTCATTGATGGACCAAATTCAGCTGTTTTTCAACAGGCTGGAAATAGACTACATGTGCAAAAAGCACTTCTATCAGAAATAATGTAG
- a CDS encoding YjzC family protein, with protein MGQNRQFRPGHKAPNNGIYIEVGETGSNVNNPQMIRLKAGDRFPENSNHNRVWTYQRKP; from the coding sequence ATGGGACAAAATCGACAATTTAGACCTGGACATAAAGCGCCTAATAATGGAATTTATATTGAAGTTGGGGAAACAGGAAGCAATGTGAACAATCCACAAATGATTAGGCTAAAAGCAGGGGACCGGTTTCCAGAAAACTCAAATCACAATCGTGTTTGGACGTATCAAAGAAAGCCATAA
- the clpB gene encoding ATP-dependent chaperone ClpB yields the protein MDINKMTERMQDGFMTAQNIAIREHQQEVDDVHLFLALLEQENSLMTSILQKMHVSTDDLISNLQQLLRKKPQVSGTGIEQGKLYITGNLQRIIAEADSIMKNFGDDYLSVEHILLATILSKSDVADILKQIDVNRETLGLAIKDIRGNQRVTSQNPEATYDALKKYGRDLVAEVKAGKVDPVIGRDSEIRNVIRILSRKTKNNPVLIGEPGVGKTAIVEGLAQRIVRRDVPEGLKDKTIFSLDMSALIAGAKFRGEFEERLKAVLNEIRKSEGQILLFIDEIHTIVGAGKTEGAMDAGNMLKPMLARGELHCIGATTLDEHRKYIEKDPALERRFQQVLVQEPNVEDSISILRGLKERYEIHHGVNIHDRALVAAVTLSDRYISDRFLPDKAIDLVDEACAMIRTEIDSMPSELDEVTRRVMQLEIEEAALRKESDAASKSRLISLQKELAEQKEKAYTMKAKWQLEKEGIQKVQEKREVLEKMRRELEEAENEYNLNKAAELRHGKIPALEKELKQLEQEVNENEGERLLKEEVTEEEIANIVARWTGIPVVKLVEGERDKLLRLESILHERVIGQDEAVQLVSDAVLRARAGIKDPNRPIGSFIFLGPTGVGKTELAKALAQSLFDSEEQMIRIDMSEYMEKHAVSRLIGAPPGYVGYEEGGQLTEAVRRKPYSVILLDEIEKAHPEVFNILLQMLDDGRITDSQGRTVDFKNTVIIMTSNIGSQFLLERVSGEVYINEETRNKVMGQLRSHFRPEFLNRVDEIILFKPLSINNIKEIVAKLIDQLQARLSDQHIQLNITDDAKVFMAENGFDPIYGARPLKRYIQRNVETILAKKIIAGLIKDYSEVNISIDNGEIALNIH from the coding sequence ATGGATATAAACAAAATGACAGAACGGATGCAGGATGGTTTCATGACTGCACAAAATATTGCAATACGAGAACATCAACAAGAGGTAGACGACGTCCACTTATTTTTAGCACTATTAGAACAAGAAAATAGTTTGATGACCTCAATTCTGCAAAAAATGCATGTTTCGACTGACGACTTAATTAGTAATCTGCAACAGCTTTTAAGAAAAAAGCCTCAAGTATCTGGTACTGGGATTGAGCAAGGAAAGCTGTATATTACAGGGAATCTACAACGGATAATAGCAGAAGCAGATTCAATCATGAAGAATTTTGGTGACGACTATCTCTCAGTTGAGCATATTTTACTTGCGACTATTTTATCAAAATCAGACGTTGCTGATATTTTAAAACAAATAGATGTGAATAGGGAAACGCTGGGGCTGGCAATTAAAGATATAAGGGGGAATCAAAGAGTGACATCTCAAAATCCAGAAGCTACATATGATGCATTAAAAAAATATGGCAGGGATTTAGTCGCAGAGGTAAAGGCTGGAAAGGTTGATCCTGTAATCGGAAGGGATAGTGAAATCAGGAATGTAATCAGAATTCTTTCAAGAAAAACAAAAAATAATCCAGTATTAATTGGAGAGCCTGGTGTTGGTAAAACGGCGATAGTAGAAGGACTGGCTCAAAGAATTGTACGTAGAGATGTGCCTGAAGGATTAAAGGATAAAACAATCTTCTCACTTGATATGAGCGCCTTAATAGCTGGAGCGAAATTTAGAGGGGAATTTGAAGAGCGGCTTAAAGCTGTTTTAAATGAAATTAGAAAAAGTGAAGGACAAATTCTTCTTTTTATCGATGAGATTCATACTATTGTTGGAGCTGGGAAAACAGAAGGAGCTATGGATGCGGGTAATATGCTGAAACCTATGCTTGCTCGCGGTGAATTACATTGTATCGGTGCAACTACACTAGACGAGCATAGAAAATACATTGAAAAGGATCCTGCGTTAGAAAGGCGTTTTCAGCAAGTACTCGTTCAGGAGCCAAATGTGGAGGATTCCATTTCTATTTTGAGAGGATTAAAAGAAAGATATGAAATCCATCATGGAGTAAATATTCATGATCGGGCATTAGTTGCCGCAGTTACATTATCTGACAGATACATTTCAGATCGATTTCTTCCAGATAAGGCCATTGATTTAGTTGACGAAGCATGTGCAATGATCAGAACGGAAATTGATTCAATGCCTTCAGAGCTTGATGAAGTGACGAGAAGAGTTATGCAGCTTGAAATTGAAGAAGCTGCATTAAGAAAAGAAAGCGATGCGGCAAGTAAATCAAGGCTGATATCCTTACAAAAAGAATTGGCAGAACAAAAGGAAAAAGCTTATACAATGAAGGCGAAATGGCAGCTTGAAAAAGAAGGTATTCAAAAGGTACAAGAAAAAAGAGAAGTACTTGAAAAAATGCGCCGAGAACTGGAAGAAGCAGAAAATGAATATAATTTAAACAAAGCTGCAGAGCTTCGTCATGGAAAAATTCCTGCACTAGAAAAGGAATTAAAACAACTTGAGCAAGAAGTGAATGAGAATGAAGGGGAAAGACTATTAAAAGAAGAAGTAACGGAAGAAGAAATTGCTAATATCGTCGCAAGATGGACAGGAATTCCCGTTGTTAAGCTTGTGGAAGGTGAACGAGATAAGCTTCTACGGTTAGAAAGCATCTTGCATGAACGTGTTATTGGGCAGGATGAAGCGGTTCAGCTTGTTTCTGATGCTGTCCTTCGTGCAAGAGCGGGAATCAAAGATCCAAACCGTCCAATCGGTTCATTCATTTTTCTTGGCCCAACTGGTGTAGGGAAGACGGAGCTTGCAAAAGCTTTAGCACAAAGCTTGTTTGATAGTGAAGAACAAATGATTCGCATCGATATGTCTGAATACATGGAGAAGCATGCAGTTTCAAGATTGATAGGTGCTCCCCCAGGATATGTTGGATACGAAGAGGGCGGACAGTTGACTGAAGCAGTACGCAGGAAGCCATATTCGGTTATTTTGCTGGATGAAATTGAAAAGGCTCATCCTGAGGTTTTTAATATTCTCCTACAAATGCTTGATGATGGTAGAATTACGGATTCACAAGGAAGAACCGTAGATTTTAAAAATACAGTCATTATCATGACCTCTAATATTGGGTCGCAATTCCTGCTTGAACGCGTTAGTGGGGAAGTGTATATAAATGAAGAAACTCGGAATAAAGTGATGGGGCAATTAAGAAGTCACTTCCGTCCAGAGTTTTTAAATAGAGTAGATGAGATTATTTTATTCAAGCCTCTTTCAATAAATAATATTAAAGAGATTGTTGCTAAGCTTATCGATCAGCTCCAAGCTCGATTATCTGATCAGCATATTCAATTAAATATTACAGATGATGCTAAAGTTTTTATGGCTGAAAATGGATTTGATCCAATCTATGGTGCAAGACCGTTAAAACGCTATATTCAAAGAAATGTCGAAACGATTTTGGCTAAAAAAATCATTGCAGGGCTAATTAAAGATTATTCTGAGGTTAATATATCAATCGATAACGGTGAAATCGCTTTGAATATACATTAG
- a CDS encoding DUF2929 family protein, translated as MRFFWTFFWTFLLVQMVTYVVSSMIGVSYDFKTGSILGVALTILIFVVSSIIPAGPAEKESLH; from the coding sequence ATGAGATTCTTTTGGACATTTTTCTGGACTTTTCTACTTGTTCAAATGGTAACTTACGTTGTTAGTTCAATGATTGGTGTTTCTTATGATTTTAAAACTGGTTCCATACTAGGAGTAGCATTAACAATATTAATTTTTGTCGTATCTTCCATAATTCCTGCAGGACCAGCTGAAAAAGAGAGTTTACATTAA
- a CDS encoding Rossmann-fold NAD(P)-binding domain-containing protein — MDSAVIIGSFEFLGFHFCHALLERGYEVKGVHLDNDVDNAILIEKRLEIGRNANFKEESFSDWLISDSISEQTLVLIDFYDYFINHHTDFFEKLHLLDAYLINNKKNIKETNSRVVSLLPIQWHHQKNDKIDHILQKASISHCIYLPSIYGPWQSSAFLFQQYLLKSMSPETRISINDREWFHDLLYIEDIVDPILMLAEKKSASSILKSEDPNHWRKCADYLSIPVEEDKLNHLQGTLNTTHINIIIVKSHLLFSEGIENQKRHLKLLQEGRI; from the coding sequence TTGGACAGTGCAGTGATCATTGGATCTTTCGAATTTTTAGGATTTCATTTTTGTCATGCTTTATTAGAGAGAGGATACGAAGTAAAAGGTGTTCATTTAGATAATGATGTAGATAATGCAATTTTAATAGAAAAGCGCTTGGAAATAGGAAGGAATGCAAATTTTAAAGAAGAATCATTTTCAGACTGGCTAATCTCTGATAGCATAAGTGAACAAACATTAGTCCTTATAGATTTTTACGACTATTTCATCAATCACCATACTGATTTTTTCGAAAAACTACATTTACTTGATGCCTATTTAATAAATAACAAAAAAAATATTAAAGAAACAAATTCTCGAGTTGTATCCCTTCTGCCTATTCAATGGCATCATCAAAAGAATGACAAAATCGATCATATCCTTCAAAAAGCATCTATTAGTCACTGTATCTATCTCCCTTCCATATATGGTCCATGGCAATCAAGCGCATTTTTATTTCAGCAATACCTATTAAAAAGCATGAGTCCTGAAACAAGGATTTCCATAAATGATCGTGAATGGTTTCACGATTTACTATACATTGAAGATATTGTAGATCCAATATTAATGTTGGCTGAAAAAAAATCAGCTTCTAGTATTTTGAAAAGTGAGGATCCAAATCATTGGAGAAAATGTGCGGATTACCTTTCCATTCCCGTTGAAGAAGATAAACTTAATCATCTTCAGGGGACACTTAATACCACTCATATAAATATAATAATAGTTAAAAGTCATCTCCTTTTTTCAGAAGGAATAGAAAATCAAAAACGGCATTTAAAGCTGTTGCAAGAAGGACGAATATGA
- a CDS encoding BMP family ABC transporter substrate-binding protein, whose protein sequence is MQKLFAQFGILLLSLLLLTSCGQAMSSGNLKKAGLLIPDTINDQVWGTKGYKGMLKIQSHHNIDVYYKEGMNSQLVVERAVKEFDQKGVNIIFGHGNEYAEYFNEISPKYPNIHFVSFNGNAENSNTTSLNFEAYAMGFFGGMIAGHMTKTDTVGIIAAYEWQPEIEGFYEGANFENKDVNVIIEYVGNWDNDKKAIELLDKVFAKGVDVVYPAGDGYNVPVIEKVKEEGHYAIGYISDQSDLGESAVLTSTVQHVDVLYELVADMFDKGELKSGNLSFDFQDDVITLGKFSSDVDQEFIDKINKAIEDYKKTGKLPNE, encoded by the coding sequence ATGCAAAAATTATTTGCACAATTTGGGATTCTTCTTTTAAGCCTTCTTTTATTGACCTCCTGTGGACAAGCAATGTCCTCAGGTAATCTTAAGAAAGCAGGCTTACTAATCCCTGATACTATAAATGATCAAGTGTGGGGAACGAAGGGCTATAAAGGAATGTTAAAGATTCAATCCCACCATAATATAGATGTATATTATAAAGAGGGCATGAATTCACAATTGGTTGTGGAACGTGCTGTTAAAGAATTTGACCAAAAGGGTGTTAACATCATTTTCGGTCATGGAAATGAATATGCGGAATATTTTAATGAAATATCTCCAAAGTATCCAAATATTCATTTTGTTAGCTTCAACGGAAATGCTGAAAACTCGAATACAACAAGTTTAAATTTTGAAGCATATGCAATGGGCTTTTTTGGCGGAATGATCGCTGGACATATGACAAAAACAGATACCGTTGGAATCATTGCTGCTTATGAGTGGCAGCCAGAAATCGAAGGCTTTTATGAAGGGGCAAATTTTGAGAACAAAGACGTTAATGTCATAATTGAATATGTCGGAAATTGGGATAATGATAAAAAGGCAATTGAACTTTTGGATAAAGTATTTGCAAAAGGTGTGGATGTTGTTTACCCTGCAGGGGATGGCTATAATGTTCCCGTAATTGAAAAGGTCAAAGAAGAAGGACACTATGCCATTGGGTATATATCAGACCAATCAGATCTTGGAGAATCTGCTGTATTGACAAGTACGGTTCAGCATGTGGATGTTCTATATGAATTAGTGGCAGATATGTTTGATAAAGGGGAACTAAAATCCGGAAATCTTTCATTCGATTTTCAAGATGATGTCATCACTTTAGGGAAATTTAGTTCTGACGTGGATCAAGAGTTTATTGATAAAATAAATAAAGCAATTGAAGACTATAAAAAAACGGGAAAACTACCTAACGAATAA
- a CDS encoding ComZ family protein has protein sequence MQSTDKTMEFMQIAMKYLPEAKQQLENAGVELSFDMIQPFMNLFTKVMNEAYEMGKAEALAEKE, from the coding sequence ATGCAATCAACAGATAAAACAATGGAATTTATGCAAATTGCGATGAAATATTTACCTGAAGCAAAACAACAATTAGAAAATGCAGGTGTCGAATTATCATTTGATATGATTCAGCCCTTCATGAACCTTTTTACTAAGGTTATGAACGAGGCCTATGAAATGGGCAAAGCAGAAGCTCTTGCCGAAAAGGAATAG
- a CDS encoding beta-ketoacyl-ACP synthase III: protein MNAGIIGMGRCLPEKILTNEDLEKMVETSDEWIKTRTGIEERRIADDDTDTSDLAYEAAKNALANANISPEDIDLILVATVTPDHPFPSVACFLQERLGAINAAAMDISAACAGFMYGMITAKQFIETGAYKHILVVGVEKLSKITDWEDRNTAVLFGDGAGAAVIGPVSEGRGILSFELGADGTGAKHLYQDEYIIMNGREVFKFAVRQMGESCIHVLEKAGLSKEDVDLLIPHQANIRIMEAARQRLELPVEKMSKTVHKYGNTSSASIPIALVEELEAGKVKDDDIIVMVGFGGGLTWGAIALRWGR, encoded by the coding sequence ATGAATGCAGGAATTATAGGGATGGGCAGATGTTTGCCTGAGAAAATTCTCACTAATGAAGATCTAGAAAAAATGGTTGAAACATCAGATGAATGGATTAAGACGAGGACAGGTATCGAAGAAAGACGAATTGCAGATGATGACACAGATACATCTGATCTTGCATATGAAGCTGCAAAAAACGCTTTAGCTAACGCAAATATTTCTCCAGAAGATATTGATTTAATCTTGGTTGCAACTGTAACACCAGATCATCCGTTTCCATCCGTAGCGTGCTTCCTTCAGGAAAGGTTAGGAGCAATTAATGCTGCAGCAATGGACATTAGTGCTGCATGTGCAGGCTTCATGTATGGTATGATAACAGCAAAACAATTTATTGAAACAGGAGCTTATAAACATATCTTAGTTGTGGGTGTCGAAAAGCTTTCAAAAATTACGGATTGGGAAGACCGAAATACAGCTGTTTTATTTGGGGATGGTGCAGGGGCAGCGGTTATTGGTCCTGTTTCGGAAGGAAGAGGAATTCTTTCTTTTGAACTTGGTGCAGATGGAACAGGAGCAAAGCATTTATATCAGGATGAATACATCATCATGAATGGTCGTGAAGTTTTTAAATTCGCAGTCCGACAAATGGGAGAAAGCTGTATCCATGTTTTAGAAAAAGCTGGCCTTTCAAAAGAGGATGTTGATTTACTCATCCCTCATCAGGCGAATATTCGCATTATGGAAGCAGCTAGACAACGGCTTGAGTTGCCAGTGGAGAAAATGTCAAAGACAGTCCATAAGTATGGAAATACTTCCTCGGCTTCAATCCCAATTGCACTCGTTGAGGAGTTGGAAGCTGGTAAAGTAAAGGATGATGATATAATCGTAATGGTAGGCTTCGGCGGCGGTTTGACATGGGGAGCTATTGCCTTACGATGGGGAAGATAA